The Actinomyces lilanjuaniae genome segment CTCCACGCGGACCCCCTCCTTGATGACCTTCAGGTCCACCTGGCAGCCGTGGACCCCGATGACATGGGCCAGGGGGAGCAGGTCGGGCACCTTCTTGGCGGCGGCGATCCCGGCCACGCGGGCCACGGCCAGCACGTCACCCTTGGGGACGCTGCCCGTGCGCAGCGCCTGGACCACCGGCGCCGAGCAGGTCACGAGGGCGGTGGCCCGGGCCTGCCGGACGCTGGGCGCCTTACCGGTGACGTCAACCATGCGTGCCGCGCCTGCCTCGTCCAGGTGGGTGAGGACGACCTGCCGACTGCCCCGGGGGTCCTGACTGCCCTCAGGACTGGGGATGTCGGCGTGGGGTGCCAGGCTGCCGCCCTGGGGCACTGCTCCGGGTGGCGTGGGGGCAGGTGGCACGCTGTCGGCCTGGTTCCGGGGCAGGTCTGCACGGGTAGGGGCGGCAGGAGTCGGCAGGGGTAGGAGCTCCAGCTCGTCACCCACGGCGACCTCGGTGACCCCGGCGGCGTCGGCCTCCACCACCGCCAGCGCCTGGGCGGCGGGCAACGAGGCGACCAGGTGGGAGCCCGACCCCAGCCTGTGGGTGGGCGCGACCCAGGCCGTCCCGCTCGTTGCGGGGGCCTGCCGCGTGTCTGCCCAGCCAGCCTGCTCCGGTCGGCGCGCCCGGTCAGGGGTGGTCTCCCGCGGCGGTGAGGATGCTGCAGCCGGGGGTGGCGCCACCAGCTGCACCGGGACGTACTGGCGCCGACCCCGCGGTGTCGTCCAGCTGGTGGCCGCCCGCGCCCGTCCTGGCAGGACCGTGACACGGGCGGCACCAGCCTGCGTGCCCGGGGGGTCGGCGGGCTCGGAGGCTGCTCCGTGGCCTGCCGGGCCGGGGGCGGCGCTGTCACCTGGTGGCGGGCTGTCCCGCTCTGCGGGTCGGCCGCTGTCGTAGCCCCCCAGCCGGGCCAGGACCGGGACCACTAGCGTGGTGAAGGAGACTAGGACGCTGACGGGGTTGCCCGGCAGGCACACCAGTGGCACCTCCCGGCCGTCCTCAGCGCGCACCCACCCGTGCCCCTGCGGCTTGCCCGGCTGCATCGCCACCGCGCTGCGGCGTAGGCGCACTGGGGCCGGGGCTGGCGGAACCAGGTCGGTCTCCAGGCGGCTCGGGGGAGGGCTACCTGGGGTCGGCCCTGCGGGGGCCGACCCGTCCGCCGCCGGGCCGCTGCGGCCTGCCCCCGTAGTGTCCGGCGCACTGTCCAGGGTACTCAGGGGGTCGAAGGCCCCGGCGGAGACGCCGCCGGAGGTGACCACCAGGTCCGCGTGGCACGCGACGCGGCGCAGGTGGCCGACCAGCTCCTCGGCGTCGTCGCCGCTACGGGTGGTACTGGTGCACCGGGCGCCGTGCTCGGCCACCAGACCCTCTAGCAGCAGCCCGTTGGAGTCAGGCACCGTGCCCGCAGCCAGCTCCCGACCGACGTCGCACAGCTCGGCTCCGGTGGAGACCACGGCGACACGCACCTGCGGGACCACGCTGACGCTGCCCAGGCCAACCGAGGCCAGGGCGGCCACCCCGGTCGCGGACAGGACGGTGCCCGCTGCCAGCACCGGGGCCCCAGTGGTGACATCCTCCCCGGCCTGGCGCACGTTGGCACCTGCAGCCACGGCTGCGCGGATCTCCACCGCCCCGGGCAGAGGGCGGGGACCGGGGGCCTGGTCGGTGTCCTCTACCCTGACCACCGCGTCCGCGCCGTCGGGCAGCACGGCACCGGTCATGATCCGCTGGGCGGTCCCGGGCTCCAGGGGCGGGGGTACGGTACCCGCCGGGACGTCGCCCGCGACCGGCAGCCGCACGGGGGAGCCTGCCCGGGCGCCAACGGTGTCACCGGCGCGTACCGCGTAGCCGTCCATGGCGGAGTTCCTCCACGGCGGCACCGGGAGCCGGGCCGTGACGTCGCGGGCCAGGACGCGCCCGTGGGCACGGTGCAGCGCCACCTCCACAGGCGCCAGGGGGGTGAGGTCCTCCAGCACCTGTGCCAGGTACTCCTCGGGGCGAGCATCGGCATACGGGCCTCCTTCCGTGAGGGCTCGCGCGGAGGCTCCGCGCAGGTGAGGGTTGGACGCGGCGTCATTGTCCCCCGGTTGTCCCCCGGCGCGGCCGCGCCGGGGGCTGCGGCGGCCGCCGCTGGTTCCTCTGGTCCTTCCCGAGGTCTCCCCACGCTCTCCCCGCCCCGCAGGACAGCCTCCCGGCCCGCAGGCCGGGGTGGTGCCAGCGGGTAGCCTTGGGGCTGCTGCCAGGCAGGGGCAGGACGGGAGGCGATGGAGGATCGTGATGACCGCTTGCGAGCAGAGCCCTGGGCCGTGTGCCGCCGCACCCGGTGGGAGCCGGGCGCGCGTGGTGCGAGCCGAGGTCACCACGGCTCCAGTCAGTGTCACCGACCTGGCGGACCTGGTTGAGGACCCCGCCGCCGGAGCCCTCGTCACCTTCACCGGTGTGATACGCAACCACGACGGCGGCCGCGGGGTCACCGGGATCCACTACGCCTGCCACCCCACGGCCGGGGACGTCATCGCCCGGATCGCCACCGAGGCAGGGGTGCGCCACAGCGTGCGCGCCCTGGCGGTCGTCCACCGTGTCGGGGACCTGGTGGTGGGTGACACCGCGCTCGCCGTGGCAGTCAGCGCCGACCACCGCGGACCCGCCTTCGCGGCCCTCAGCGAGCTGGTCGAGGAGGTCAAGAGGAGCCTCCCGGTGTGGAAGCACCAGCGCTTCGCCGACGGGACCGCCCAGTGGAGCAACCTGGGCTGAGGAGGCAGGACAGTCAGGACAGTACTGTGGCTTATTACTACCCTCGACAACCTGGGCTGCCCGCGACCGCTGAGGGAACCTCCTGCTCGGCCAGCACTGCCCGCAGCTGGGTGAGGGCGTTAAGAGCCGCGGGGAAGCCAGCATAGACGGCCATCTGGATGATGATCTCGATGAGTTCCCCGGTGGTTCCGTCAACGTTGAGGTAGCCCTGCATGTGAATACGCAGCTGCGGTGCACACGTACCCAGAGCAGTACAGGCGGCGACGGTGACAAGTTCACGCAGTCGTAGGGACAGCCCCGGCCGGGCATAGACGTCACCAAAGGAGTACTCGACGATAAAGCGCCCGAGGTCGGGGGCGATGTCGGCCAGGGAGTTGATGACTGCCGTGCCACCTGTGCCGTCAATCCTCTCCAGGAGCGTTGAGCCTGTGTCAAAGCGGGACAGGGCGTCAGTCTGGTGGTGCGTGGGCGTGGGGACGACGCCTTGATCCGCGAAGACGTCTCGCGCTGCCGACACCGCATTGAGAGCGGCTGGGAACCCGGCGTAGACAGTAAGCTGTATCAGGGACTCGATAATATGCTCCGGGGCGCAGCCGACGTTGAGCGCGCCCCTGATGTGGAACCGGAGTTGACTGGGAGCGTTGCCCAGGGCTGCGAGGGCGGCGACGGTGGCGAGCTGACGCTCCGGCCGGGAGAGGCCGGGACGGTCGAGCACGTCGGCGTAGCAGAACTCGACGGCCAGCCGCTCAAGATCCGGGCAGAAAGCGGCAAGGTCGTCCAGGACCGAGCCTCCGGGGTCGTTCTCGATCTCCGAGAGAACGTTTCTGCCGCGCTCGTACCTGCTTCTCTCCTGAGACATGCGCCCACATTACGCCACATCTTCACGGCGCAGCCAGCCGTAGTGCTGGAGCAGCTGCGCGTAACGACTGCCGCAGCCAGCGCCCTAAAGATGTGCAGCAACAGGGCGAGGGGCCTGGCTGCCTCCACCGTGACAAGCGGCGGCTCACCCGCCCGCAAAGGGAGGCAGGACGTCAACGGCGTCCCCGTCCGCCAGGGGCGTGAGCGCGTCCGCAGGGGTGGACAGGGAGTTGACCAGGTAGCTGGACACCGAGACCACCTGCGCCATAGCCAGGCTCCTGCCAGCCAGCGCCTCGCGCAGCCCGGCCAGGGTCGTTCCAGCGGGGACCTCCAGGTGCTCCTCCATGCACCCGGCCGCGTCGGCGGCTGCTGCGAAGTAGCGCAGCGTCAGGGTGACAGCGTCGGCAGCAGGGTCAGAAGAGGGGGTGGTCATCAGGGCTCCGTAGGGTGAGACGTCGTGGGTCGTGACATCCTAGCCGCGGCACAGGATCAGCACTCAGAGCCCGGGGAAGAAGCCGCGTCTCCAGGCCTGAGACTCCGCCAGCGGACGGGAGAGGGTCTGCCAGTCAGGTTGCCTGTCCACCGGGCGGCTACCCGCCGATAGCCGACATGGTCCTCAGCGGGCGGGCAAAGCCTCCTGACCTGTCACTGGTCCCTGTCCTGCGGCCGGTCCCTGCCTCGGTCGTGTCGGGCGTGCTGGAGGTGCCGTCCGCTGCCGGGCTCACCGTGTCTGACCCATGAGCCCTCGGCTTGAGCCACATGGCGCCTGCCCAGATACGGATCAGCTCGTCGTCGTCGGCGCCGGCGCGTAGCGGGCCACGCAGGTCGGTCTCCTGGGAGGAGAACAGGCACGGCATGACCCTGCCGTCGGCCGTGACCCGGGTGCGGTCGCAGTCCTGGCAGAAGGGCGCGGTGACAGAGGCGATGATCCCTACGTCCCCCGCCGGGTGGCCCGCCCCTGCGGCCACGTGCCACAGGGCGGCCGGACGGCTCCCTGGGCGCCCCTGCTCGGTCAGCTCGAATCCTGCTCCGCGCAGGGCTGCCAGGACCTCCTCCGCGCTGACGACGCCGTCTGCCCGCCAGGAGCCCTGCGGCCCCAGCGGCATATGCTCGATGAACCGCAGCTGCCACCCTCGGCGCAGGCACTCGCGCAGCAGCCGGGGCGCCTGCTCCTCCACGGTGCCTGGCAGCGCCACTGCGTTGACCTTGAGTGGGGACAGCCCGGCGGCCTGTGCCGCCTCGGCCCCAGCCAGGACGTCGTCCAGCCGGTCCCGGCGGGTCAGCTCGGCGTAGCCCCGGGGGTCCAGGGTGTCAATGGAGATGTTGACCCGGTCCAGACCAGCCTGCCTCAGGGCGGCGGCACGTCGGTGCAGGCCCAGCCCGTTGGTGGTCAGGGCGATGTCGGGCCTGGTCCCTCGGCTGGTCCGCAGTCCGGATAGTGCCCCCACGATGGCCTCCAGGTCGCGGCGCATGAGGGGCTCGCCCCCGGTCAGACGGATCCGTTCCACTCCCAGGCGCTCCACGGCCAGCTGCCCCAGACGGGTGATCTCCTCCGTGGTCAGCAGGAGCGGGCCGGGCAGCCATTCCAGGCCCTCGGCAGGCATACAGTAGGTGCACCGCAGGTTGCAGCGGTCGGTGACCGACAGCCTCAGGTCGCGCACCGTGCGCCCGTAGCGGTCGGTCAGGCGCTCCGGCACGCCGTCAGGCAGGAGGGGGCGTGGACGCACGACGGGCACGGGCAGCGCGACCCGGGATGCCGCCACCCGGTGGTGCGCCATCCTGTCAGGCTGTGCGCAGGATCTCGACGCGGGCATAGCCCTCGCTCTGCTCCAGCACCGTGTACTGGAAGGTGACAGGTAGCTCGTCAAGCTGGTTGAGCAGCGGGGTGGGCATGTGTGGGGCGATGAGGTCGAAGCCCTCGCCCACCTGCAGGGAGGAGGCGGCGCCGATGACGGCGGGGTGGCGCAGCCGGTGCGGGATCGTACGCACGTCCAGAGCCAGGCGCTCGGCGTGCTCCGCGCACCCGCAGGAGTTGCCTGAGGAGGTGGTCTCGGTGACGGGGATGAGGTTGGGAGGCTGGCTCATGGCGGTGTTCTCTCCTTGCTGCGTGCGGCCGCCTTGTGTGGCGGCACTCGCGAGCCTACTCCCGGTCCGGGGCGGAGGGGACCCTGGGCCCAGGTGCGCGCGAGCCGTCCCAGGTCGGGACGGTCCTCACGCCTGTGTCTGACGATTGCGCGCACGGGCAGGCGCCCACTACGGTAAGGCGGTGAACGTCGCAGGGGTGTCGGCAGGGCGGTCCGGAGGCGCCAGGCGCAGTGCTGGGGCCTCTCGCCGTACCACCCAGGTACGTCGCAACGCTGTCGTCGTGGCCTGGCTGGTCACCGCTGCCGCCCTCACCGGGCTCACTGTCATCGGCCCGCTGGCCCGGCTGGGGACCTGGCTGCCGCTGCACGCCCTGCTCCTGGGCGGGATCGGTTCGGCGATCACCACCTGGTCCGCCCACTTTGCCGACACTCTCCTGCACCGCCCTGCCCTGGGCGGCGCCGCCCTGCTGGACGCGCGCCTGTGCGCCCACACTGTTGGCACGGTCGTGGTCCTGACTGGCGTGACCATCGGCCGGGCTGAGGTCACCGTGGTCGGGGTCGCCGTCATCATGGCTCAGGCCCTGACCGGGGTGGTGGCTATCGGGGTGCAGTACCGCCGCGCCGTCGCCGCGAGGATGGCCCCCCTGGCTATGCACTACGCCGTGGCCCTGGTGCTCCTGGCCCTTGGGGCCGCTCTGGGATACCTCACCTCCTGGGCCGACACCACGGGCAGGGCAGACCTGGCCGACGTCTTCTACCTGGCACACACCATCACCATGGTCCTGGGGTTTGTCGGGACCACCGTGCTGGGCACCTTGACGGTGCTGTGGCCCACTATGCTGCGCACCAGGATGGAGCCGGAGGCAGCCCGCTGGGCGCACCGCGGCCTGCCGTTCCTGGTGGTGGGGACGGTGCTGATGGCTGGTTGCGGGGCGTGGCGGCCGCTGGCACTGTCCGGTGTCCTGGTCTACGTTGCCGGGGCCTGCGGGGTGGTGGTCCCCGCATTCAAGACGGCGCTGCGCGTCCCCCCGACTTCCTTTGCCACCGCCTCGGCGGCGGCAGCGATCTCCTGGCTGCTAGGGTGCATCGGCTTCATCGGTCTGGGGACCTACCTGGCCGACGACCTCGCTGCCGCCCGCGAGACCATCCACGTGGTCCGCCTGGCCCTGGGCGCAGGCTTCGCCCTCCAGGTCCTGGTGGCCGCCCTGAGCTACCTCACCCCGGTCATGCTCGGCGGCGGCCCCGCGATGGCGCGGAGGACCAACGCAGTCATGAACCGCTTCGCCTCCTACCGGGTCACGGCGGCTAACACAGGCCTCCTGCTGGCGGTGGTCGCCCTCCTCCCCTGGGAGGTGCGCCTGGCTGGTGGCGTCCTGGCAGGAGCGGTCACCGCCTACCTGCTCGCTGGGATGGGCCGCTGCCTGTGGCTGGTAGCGGGGCGAGGCTCTCGTAGGAATTAGGGGGAGGCTGACCGTGAGGCCCGACACTACCCAGGACAGGAGCTGACCATGACGCATCGCAGCTCACCGGCCGTCGACAGTCCC includes the following:
- a CDS encoding DUF2249 domain-containing protein — translated: MSQPPNLIPVTETTSSGNSCGCAEHAERLALDVRTIPHRLRHPAVIGAASSLQVGEGFDLIAPHMPTPLLNQLDELPVTFQYTVLEQSEGYARVEILRTA
- a CDS encoding molybdenum cofactor biosynthesis protein MoaE, which codes for MTACEQSPGPCAAAPGGSRARVVRAEVTTAPVSVTDLADLVEDPAAGALVTFTGVIRNHDGGRGVTGIHYACHPTAGDVIARIATEAGVRHSVRALAVVHRVGDLVVGDTALAVAVSADHRGPAFAALSELVEEVKRSLPVWKHQRFADGTAQWSNLG
- the moaA gene encoding GTP 3',8-cyclase MoaA, whose product is MAHHRVAASRVALPVPVVRPRPLLPDGVPERLTDRYGRTVRDLRLSVTDRCNLRCTYCMPAEGLEWLPGPLLLTTEEITRLGQLAVERLGVERIRLTGGEPLMRRDLEAIVGALSGLRTSRGTRPDIALTTNGLGLHRRAAALRQAGLDRVNISIDTLDPRGYAELTRRDRLDDVLAGAEAAQAAGLSPLKVNAVALPGTVEEQAPRLLRECLRRGWQLRFIEHMPLGPQGSWRADGVVSAEEVLAALRGAGFELTEQGRPGSRPAALWHVAAGAGHPAGDVGIIASVTAPFCQDCDRTRVTADGRVMPCLFSSQETDLRGPLRAGADDDELIRIWAGAMWLKPRAHGSDTVSPAADGTSSTPDTTEAGTGRRTGTSDRSGGFARPLRTMSAIGG
- a CDS encoding MoaD/ThiS family protein, encoding MTTPSSDPAADAVTLTLRYFAAAADAAGCMEEHLEVPAGTTLAGLREALAGRSLAMAQVVSVSSYLVNSLSTPADALTPLADGDAVDVLPPFAGG
- a CDS encoding carboxymuconolactone decarboxylase family protein gives rise to the protein MSQERSRYERGRNVLSEIENDPGGSVLDDLAAFCPDLERLAVEFCYADVLDRPGLSRPERQLATVAALAALGNAPSQLRFHIRGALNVGCAPEHIIESLIQLTVYAGFPAALNAVSAARDVFADQGVVPTPTHHQTDALSRFDTGSTLLERIDGTGGTAVINSLADIAPDLGRFIVEYSFGDVYARPGLSLRLRELVTVAACTALGTCAPQLRIHMQGYLNVDGTTGELIEIIIQMAVYAGFPAALNALTQLRAVLAEQEVPSAVAGSPGCRG